Proteins from one Podospora pseudoanserina strain CBS 124.78 chromosome 1, whole genome shotgun sequence genomic window:
- a CDS encoding hypothetical protein (EggNog:ENOG503P0XE; COG:O), which translates to MDNTNDLRTPPYRPSSHLTGRTKEDWEEWEDDEVLTPMTAAPMDGPLVHINTDPFPSGQPSQTTTASLAPRLSVQKVKRLKSRHRQKAQNARAGIKLVTDMSKFRQQKQQHIANQMKLNSANRESRTGKFVDAAALLALEGQQNGESSSTFGWLKRKPTKGKRVDRLVAESSPQVDLSPSAGPIMIGFEMPTDSDVVISPHTAVVATPVDLPPYFRQPPTSPPSKQPVSAWSPDTEDDFSPRGLDGMILPQTAYVPAVPSIPSGYRGQELSPISDRDRVDGFGMSKEGNNRRDTATTAFYVSDDDSDMDTPVTLFEEDGSPVVTKKSYSHTNRQRSNTGGSTRSQGWWDQVTSPFVPTPATPRLPTVGEAAEPKVNTEWWETTNQKTGLSPVLTRSNFGQSSSSKIETIPQQRPPRIIVQDFSPVEPTQSTPNLPGSAPAPAPITAPRAAPAPAPAPAPVPASTVVSQPETQTEKSRILVEESRTPELPPPYSPPHRQENVRYQAVLPPGHAATTMFPPSPGPVPVGLSQTMTSQGAIGLQNVPLTPPPTQMRLPDRPIGSFLPANYLPNLAAERKRRRHEKEDFVARKVGRGCFPCCGALGKPGPEGRKRRRVCFGILAALISMIILGVVLGVVLSRRTVAEASIPSRFLNLTDFPPMPTGISTVIGTQSDSSTVCIQPATLWSCSLPKEEADSVAPFNADQPSFILQIQFDNNTRQTWNVTGQEPPRPTPIDLGTGRPLDELNRTVGRNRTTTRSVSIRSNGISFSTILRRLFVTPRQTPANLILKPVPDPPTFQDMFFLGNTTDGVVSDDKAGEPTPFYISILRSVNSTVGPNLLTRRGGFDDHQNQPRQASGNLSPALNISELVPPPILNKDGTAAPANHLHFPTQQPLRLYDRGLPTERYSFYSYYNKTIYLSSLNERLPPSIDRNGGSPISEAKFVVTWLSVRYKVEIWTRKSNTTKLIGGFGGREANVNGTQPGTFPYPITVTLDTHGGIPGIKFVFMREVDERRRVVTSEAKLFLNRMNNTGDLVNPGGFFNPSFGGMDGGTGGCRCEYTNFVGVNGLRSAD; encoded by the coding sequence ATGGACAACACGAACGACTTACGGACCCCTCCCTATCGTCCCAGCAGCCACCTCACTGGCAGGACCAAGGAGGACtgggaagaatgggaggatgatgaagtgTTGACTCCCATGACAGCTGCCCCCATGGACGGCCCCTTGGTGCACATCAACACAGACCCATTTCCATCTGGACAGCCAAGCCAGACAACAACCGCCTCTTTAGCACCACGCCTGTCCGTAcagaaggtgaagaggttAAAATCTCGACATAGACAAAAGGCACAAAACGCAAGGGCGGGCATCAAACTGGTCACCGACATGTCCAAGTTCCGTCAACAAAAGCAGCAGCATATCGCCAACCAAATGAAACTGAATTCGGCAAATCGCGAGAGTCGAACAGGGAAATTTGTTGATGCCGCCGCCTTGTTAGCTTTGGAAGGGCAACAGAACGGTGAATCTAGCAGCACTTTCGGCTGGCTGAAACGGAAGCCGacaaaaggcaaaagagTCGATAGGCTAGTTGCTGAGTCTTCGCCGCAGGTTGATCTCTCACCTAGTGCCGGGCCTATTATGATCGGCTTCGAGATGCCTACAGACTCGGATGTAGTCATCAGCCCCCATACAGCTGTGGTCGCGACACCAGTGGACTTGCCCCCCTATTTTCgccaaccaccaacatcaccgccatcaaagCAGCCGGTATCTGCATGGTCACCGGATACCGAGGACGATTTCTCACCTCGGGGTCTCGATGGCATGATCCTTCCACAAACGGCCTATGTCCCAGCCgttccatccatcccttctGGCTACAGAGGTCAGGAATTATCTCCTATATCTGACCGCGATCGTGTGGATGGCTTTGGGATGAGCAAAGAGGGTAACAACAGACGAGACACGGCAACAACTGCATTTTATGTCAGTGACGATGACAGCGATATGGACACACCCGTGACGCTttttgaggaagatggcagtCCAGTAGTCACCAAAAAGTCATACAGCCACACTAACAGGCAGAGGTCAAATACTGGTGGGAGTACGCGATCTCAGGGATGGTGGGATCAAGTCACTTCCCCTTTTGTaccaaccccagcaacaccaagactCCCGACTGTAGGAGAAGCTGCTGAGCCAAAGGTGAATACTGAATGGTGGGAAACGACAAACCAAAAGACGGGGCTCTCGCCTGTTCTCACGAGGTCCAATTTTGGCCAGTCTAGCAGTTCGAAGATTGAGACAATTCCACAGCAACGTCCGCCACGCATCATTGTTCAGGACTTTTCACCAGTTGAGCCCACGCAATCAACTCCAAACCTGCCAggatcagcaccagcaccagcacctaTTACAGCCCCGAGAGCAGccccagctccagctccagcgccGGCACCGGtaccagcatcaacagtAGTGTCTCAACCTGAGACCCAAACAGAAAAGTCACGCATCCTGGTCGAGGAATCTCGAACACCCGAGCTCCCGCCTCCCTATTCACCTCCACATAGACAGGAGAATGTTCGTTACCAGGCGGTGCTTCCTCCAGGCCACGCTGCGACCACCATGttccccccatcaccaggtCCCGTCCCTGTTGGTTTATCGCAGACAATGACATCCCAAGGCGCCATCGGTCTCCAAAATGTTCCTCTGACACCACCTCCGACACAGATGCGGCTGCCAGACCGGCCGATAGGGTCTTTTCTCCCAGCAAACTATTTGCCCAACTTGGCGGCAGAACGAAAGCGAAGGAGGCACGAAAAAGAAGACTTTGTGGCGAGGAAAGTAGGGCGTGGGTGTTTCCCATGCTGCGGTGCTCTTGGGAAGCCAGGGCCCGAGGGACGGAAGCGGAGACGAGTGTGCTTTGGCATCCTTGCTGCCCTCATCTCCATGATcattttgggggttgtcCTTGGAGTGGTTCTATCACGGCGCACAGTGGCCGAAGCAAGCATCCCATCACGGtttctcaacctcaccgaCTTCCCACCAATGCCCACTGGCATTTCGACAGTGATAGGAACTCAGTCAGACTCAAGCACAGTCTGCATCCAACCGGCAACACTTTGGAGTTGCTCGCTCCCAAAAGAAGAGGCCGATTCCGTGGCCCCTTTCAACGCGGACCAGCCAAGCTTCATCCTTCAAATCCAGttcgacaacaacaccagacaGACATGGAACGTCACCGGTCAAGAACCCCCCCGGCCTACCCCCATAGACCTCGGAACCGGAAGACCCCTAGATGAACTCAACCGCACAGTCGGCCGGAACCGCACCACCACTCGCTCCGTCTCCATCCGCAGCAACGGCATCAGCTTCTCAACCATCCTCCGCCGACTCTTCGTCACACCCCGCCAAACCCccgccaacctcatcctcaaacccGTCCCCGACCCCCCCACCTTCCAAGACATGTTCTTCCTaggcaacaccaccgacggTGTTGTCTCTGACGACAAAGCCGGCGAGCCCACCCCCTTCtacatctccatcctccgctCCGTGAACTCCACCGTCGgtcccaacctcctcacccgcaGGGGGGGATTTGACGACcatcaaaaccaaccccGCCAAGCCTCAggcaacctctcccccgccctcaACATCTCCGAACTCGTCCCCCCACCCATCCTAAACAAAGACGGCACCGCCGCGCCcgccaaccacctccacttTCCCActcagcaacccctccgcctctACGACCGCGGCCTACCAACAGAACGATACTCTTTCTATTCGTACTACAACAAAACAATctacctctcctccctcaacgagcggctccccccctccatcgacCGCAACGGCGGCTCCCCCATCTCAGAAGCGAAATTTGTCGTTACCTGGCTCTCGGTCCGGTATAAAGTCGAGATCTGGACTCGCAagtccaacaccaccaagctAATCGGCGGGTTTGGCGGTCGGGAGGCGAATGTAAACGGGACACAGCCCGGCACGTTCCCTTACCCGATTACAGTCACGCTTGATACGCACGGGGGTATCCCGGGGATTAAATTTGTTTTTATgcgggaggtggatgagagGCGGAGGGTTGTCACCAGTGAGGCGAAACTGTTCCTCAATCGGATGAACAACACGGGGGATTTGGTCAACCCGGGCGGGTTCTTCAACCCGagttttggggggatggatggtggtaCTGGGGGTTGCAGGTGTGAGTACACCAACTTTGTGGGGGTGAATGGCTTGAGGTCTGCGGActga
- the MNN10 gene encoding alpha-1,6-mannosyltransferase (COG:G; COG:M; CAZy:GT34; EggNog:ENOG503NXHI), which produces MSLSRSPSPVPGGGWASPGLNIGSGRSSPTRGYTGGSSSATPVMWESSRLKKAGGSGYPSFATQNSGFLSKHMRKISSSLPRFNSSSSSPYSEKEKLGRGRWSAQNVPLLGRLRALMGRMGRKMKIRLLILLMLLFCIIVFYNTPLVYHWRRTSWLGGGQKFVIILAANVGGGVMEWKGAREWAIERDSVRNKKKYVGRWGYDLEIVDMSTKKRYAHEWRESWEKVDFIRTALRKYPKAEWIWWLDLNTFIMEPSYSLQDHIFDNLHKHVYRDINEYNPLNITHPMTDEYLDADSRSPVGDGNVNSVNLILPQDCSGFNLGSFFVRRSPWTDRLLDVWWDPVAYEQRHMEWEHKEQDALEQLYTTQPWIRKHTGFLPQRMINSFPPGACSENGNDTRIHYDQKDRDFLVNMAGCEWGRDCWGEMYNYRELSYWLNRNPWELFKEEFVAVIWFKLTGQKVKL; this is translated from the exons ATGTCCTTGTCTCGCAGTCCATCTCCCGTACCTGGCGGCGGTTGGGCCAGCCCAGGTCTCAACATCGGCAGCGGTCGATCGAGTCCAACCAGAGGATACACAGGGGGGTCGAGCAGCGCAACGCCTGTCATGTGGGAATCATCAAGACTAAAAAAGGCTGGCGGGTCCGGGTACCCTTCCTTTGCGACGCAGAACTCGGGCTTCCTGTCAAAACACATGCGCAAGATATCGAGCAGCCTCCCCCGTTTCaacagctccagcagctcgccCTATTCCGAGAAAGAGAAGCTTGGCCGTGGTAGATGGTCGGCTCAAAACGTACCGTTGCTGGGAAGATTACGGGCTCTCATGGGACGCATGGGCCGGAAGATGAAGATACGGCTACTCATTTTGCTTATGCTTTTATTTTGCATCATCGTATTTTACAATACTC CTTTGGTATATCACTGGAGAAGAACGTCATGGCTTGGCGGCGGTCAAAAGTTTGTCATCATATTGGCTGCCAACGTTGGTGGCGGTGTCATGGAGTGGAAGGGAGCACGAGAATGGGCGATTGAGCGAGACTCGGTTaggaacaaaaagaaatacGTGGGCAGATGGGGATACGATCTGGAGATTGTCGACATGAGCACCAAGAAACGGTATGCCCACGAATGGCGCGAGAGTTGGGAGAAGGTGGATTTCATTCGCACAGCGCTCAGAAAGTACCCCAAGGCCGAATG GATCTGGTGGCTTGATCTGAACACCTTTATCATGGAACCAAGCTATTCACTCCAGGACCACATCTTCGACAACCTTCACAAGCATGTCTACCGTGACATCAACGAATACAACCCGCTCAACATCACACACCCGATGACGGACGAGTACCTCGACGCTGATTCGCGAAGCCCCGTGGGTGATGGCAACGTCAACTCGGTGAACTTGATCCTGCCCCAGGACTGCTCTGGATTCAACCTTGGCTCCTTCTTTGTTCGCCGGAGCCCGTGGACTGACCGGTTGCTGGATGTCTGGTGGGATCCTGTGGCATACGAACAGAGGCACATGGAGTGGGAGCATAAGGAGCAGGATGCGCTGGAGCAGCTGTACACTACTCAGCCCTGGATCCGGAAGCACACTGGTTTCCTTCCGCAGCGCATGATCAACAGCTTCCCACCGGGGGCGTGCTCAGAGAACGGCAACGACACCCGGATCCACTACGATCAAAAGGACCGGGACTTTTTGGTCAACATGGCTGGTTGCGAATGGGGCCGCGACTGCTGGGGAGAAATGTACAAT